The following coding sequences are from one Rissa tridactyla isolate bRisTri1 chromosome 14, bRisTri1.patW.cur.20221130, whole genome shotgun sequence window:
- the ARPC5L gene encoding actin-related protein 2/3 complex subunit 5-like protein isoform X1, whose translation MARSTLSSRFRRLDIDQYDENRFVEEPEEAAAAEPDAGPEVEALLRRGDALRAFHTAIRSSPANAKSQAMKEQAQGTMLKVLTSFKSSEIEQAVNSLDRNGVDLLMKYIYKGFEKPTENSSAILLQWHEKALAVGGLGSIVRVLTARKTV comes from the exons ATGGCGCGCAGCACCCTCTCCTCGCGCTTCCGCCGCCTCGACATCGACCAGTACGACGAGAACCGGTTCGTGGAGGAgcccgaggaggcggcggcggccgagcccgACGCCGGCCCGGAGGTGGAGGCGCTGCTGAGGCGA GGGGACGCGCTGCGGGCCTTCCACACCGCCATTCGGAGCTCCCCGGCCAACGCCAAGAGCCAGGCGATGAAG GAGCAGGCCCAGGGAACCATGCTTAAAGTCCTCACGtcttttaaaagcagtgaaatagAACAAGCAGTGAATTCCTTAGACAGAAATGGCGTTGACTTGTTAATGAAGTACATTTATAAAGGATTTGAAAAGCCAACAGAAAATAGCAGTGCAATATTACTTCAGTGGCATGAAAAG GCGTTAGCAGTAGGTGGACTCGGTTCCATAGTAAGAGTTCTTACAGCAAGAAAGACTGTTTAA
- the PPP6C gene encoding serine/threonine-protein phosphatase 6 catalytic subunit — protein sequence MAPLDLDKYVEIARLCKYLPENDLKRLCDYVCDLLLEESNVQPVSTPVTVCGDIHGQFYDLCELFRTGGQVPDTNYIFMGDFVDRGYYSLETFTYLLALKAKWPDRITLLRGNHESRQITQVYGFYDECQTKYGNANAWRYCTKVFDMLTIAALIDEQILCVHGGLSPDIKTLDQIRTIERNQEIPHKGAFCDLVWSDPEDVDTWAISPRGAGWLFGAKVTNEFVHINNLKLICRAHQLVHEGYKFMFDEKLVTVWSAPNYCYRCGNIASIMVFKDVNTREPKLFRAVPDSERVIPPRTTTPYFL from the exons ATGGCGCCGCTGGACCTGGACAAGTACGTGGAGATCGCGCGGCTCTGCAAGTACCTGCCCGAGAACGACCTCAAG CGCCTCTGCGACTATGTGTGCgacctgctgctggaggagtcCAACGTCCAGCCCGTCTCCACGCCCGTCACCGTCTGCGGGGACATCCACGGGCAG TTCTACGATCTGTGCGAGCTGTTCCGGACCGGCGGGCAGGTCCCCGACACCAACTACATCTTCATG GGTGACTTTGTAGATAGAGGTTATTATAGTCTTGAGACTTTCACTTACCTTCTTGCACTAAAAGCTAAGTGGCCTGATCGTATCACACTGTTACGGGGCAATCATGAAAGCAGGCAGATAACACAAGTGTATGGATTTTATG ATGAGTGCCAAACCAAATACGGAAATGCTAATGCTTGGAGATACTGTACCAAAGTCTTTGACATGCTCACAATAGCAGCT TTAATAGATGAGCAGATTCTCTGTGTCCATGGTGGCCTCTCTCCAGACATCAAGACACTCGATCAAATTCGAACCATTGAACGTAATCAGGAAATTCCTCACAAAGGCGCTTTCTGTGACCTGGTTTGGTCTGATCCAGAAGATGTCGATACGTGGGCGATCAGCCCGCGAGGAGCAGGCTGGCTCTTTGGCGCAAAGGTGACGAATGAG TTTGTTCACATCAACAACTTAAAACTCATCTGCAGAGCGCACCAACTGGTTCACGAAGGCTACAAATTCATGTTTGATGAGAAATTGGTGACGGTATGGTCTGCTCCAAATTACTGCTACCGCTGTGGAAATATTGCATCAATCATGGTCTTTAAAGATGTAAATACAAGAGAACCAAAGCTATTCCGCGCAGTTCCAGATTCAGAACGTGTAATTCCTCCTAGAACAACCACTCCGTATTTCCTCTGA
- the ARPC5L gene encoding actin-related protein 2/3 complex subunit 5-like protein isoform X2: protein MARSTLSSRFRRLDIDQYDENRFVEEPEEAAAAEPDAGPEVEALLRRGDALRAFHTAIRSSPANAKSQAMKEQAQGTMLKVLTSFKSSEIEQAVNSLDRNGVDLLMKYIYKGFEKPTENSSAILLQWHEKGYGR from the exons ATGGCGCGCAGCACCCTCTCCTCGCGCTTCCGCCGCCTCGACATCGACCAGTACGACGAGAACCGGTTCGTGGAGGAgcccgaggaggcggcggcggccgagcccgACGCCGGCCCGGAGGTGGAGGCGCTGCTGAGGCGA GGGGACGCGCTGCGGGCCTTCCACACCGCCATTCGGAGCTCCCCGGCCAACGCCAAGAGCCAGGCGATGAAG GAGCAGGCCCAGGGAACCATGCTTAAAGTCCTCACGtcttttaaaagcagtgaaatagAACAAGCAGTGAATTCCTTAGACAGAAATGGCGTTGACTTGTTAATGAAGTACATTTATAAAGGATTTGAAAAGCCAACAGAAAATAGCAGTGCAATATTACTTCAGTGGCATGAAAAG GGATATGGGAGGTGA